From Bubalus bubalis isolate 160015118507 breed Murrah chromosome 17, NDDB_SH_1, whole genome shotgun sequence:
GCTGAGCAACGGACGATgggaggagtgggggaggggtgttcCTGGCGGTACAGTTGAGGAAGGCATGGAGGTTTTGATCCCTTTCTCAAGGTACAGTCTTGCATTTTAGAGTCTGCAGTCCCTCTTCATGATTACAGCTCTTCCTAATGTCAGGAAGACCTTAACCACTGGAGTTGAGGGTGTGGAGGGAAGTCACAGAGAAAAGACTATTTGAAGCATAACAGACAGATCCAAAAGACTAGAAAGGACACAGCCAGAGGCTGACCTCTGAGAGGCAGGCAAGAGCCGCCCTTCGTGCAGCCAGCATAGATCTGAAGTGAGTACCTGTGACAGAGGGTCTGTGTGTCagggagagctgctgctgctgctggacacAAGCCCTGCATCATCAACTGATTCACTAGGGCCATGTCAGTGGCAGCGTCTGTGAGAGACTCTGCCTCTGTACTGCCTTCTCTATGGAAAAGGCAAGTGGTTATGTCTGAGGCTATCAGAGTGCTTCAAACTTGGGCTCCTCACATGAAGGGCTTGAGGCTGGCCCTGGTGCCAGGACTTTCATGTGCCAGGTTGGGGATCCTGTTGTTCTTGGTACTGATTTCCCTGCCGAGCCTGTACTGTGACCTGGGCTCACCATATCACTCTTCCTATGAAGTAGTCATTCCCAAGAGTCTGAcagtggaaggaagggaagacCAAGTGGAAAAGCTCTCCTATGTGCTATTTATGCAGGGCCAGAGGCAGCTGATTCACCTGACGCTGAAGAGCGACTATTTTGTGGATAACTTCCCGGTCTTCAGCTACCACGATGGCATCCTGGGGCAGGAAATGCCTCTCATCTCGCGGGACTGTCACTACGAAGGCTACATAGAAGGAGTCCCAGGTTCTTTTGTTTCTGTCAACACCTGTTCAGGCCTCAGGGGCCTCCTGATTAAGGAGGGGAAATCCTATGGCGTTGAGCCCGTGCACTCTTCCAAACGGTTTGAACACCTGTTGTACGCCATGGCCCACGAAGCTCGAGTCTCCTGTGGCGTCACGTCCAGAGACAGCCAAGTGGCGTCCACCAGCCGGCGACCAGAGAGCGGCAAGCCTCACAGCTGGCAGGTGCCATCCGACTTGTGGTCACATACCAAGTACGTGGAGATGTTTGTTGTGGTCAACAACCAGCGGTTCCAAATGTGGGGCAGTGACGTCAATCAGACGGTCCAGAGAGTAATGGACATCATCGCTCTGGCCAACAGCTTCACAAGGGGAATAAACACAGAGGTGGTGCTGGCTGGAATGGAGATTTGGACTGAGGGGGACCTCACAGAGGTCCCCGTGGACCTGCAAGTTGCACTCAGGAATTTCAACAGCTGGAGACAAGAGAAGCTCCTCCATCGTGTGAAGCATGATGTTGCCCACATGATCGTGGGACAGCATCCTACAGAGGATACGGGGCAGGCATTTCTCAGTGGTGCCTGCTCCAGTGATTTTGCGGCAGCCGTGGAATCCTTCCACCACGAGGATGTCCTCCTGTTTGCAGCGCTCATGGTCCATGAGCTTGGACACAACTTGGGTATTCGGCACGACCATTCGGCCTGCATTTGTAAAGACAGGCCCTTCTGCCTCATGCATGAAAACATCACTAAAGAAAGTGGCTTCAGCAACTGCAGCTCTGACTTCTTCCACCGGTTCCTCTGGGAACACAAGGGGGCCTGCCTGTTTAACCAGCCTGGGCACAAAGGCCGCTCACGGAGGGATTCCACCTGTGGCAATGCCATTGTAGAAGGAGATGAGCAGTGCGACTGTGGTAATGCTTGTGAGGTTGACAAATGTTGTGATGACACATGTAGACTGAGGTCGACTGCACTGTGTAATCCTGGACCCTGCTGTAATGCCACATGCCAGTATGAACGACCTGGACGTAGCTGCCGTCCTGCTTCAGGAGAATGTGACCTTCCAGAATTTTGCCTTGGTACCTCTGGGGAGTGCCCCCAGGATACCTACAAGCTAGATGGTTCAGAATGTATGGGTGGTTACTATTGTGTTGACGGTGTATGCATGTCTTCTGATGCTCAGTGTTCTGAAATTTTTGGGTTTCCTGCAAAAGCTGCTTCAGAACAATGTTTTAAGTCATTTAATGGTAAAGGGAACAGATTTGGAAACTGTGGTATTCCCAGTGACAGTGACTCAGAATATACTAAATGTGAAAACGAGAATGTATTTTGTGGGAAAATGATATGTACAAATGTTCAAGAGCTACCAGAGACCCAAGTCAATTATACATTGTTGCAGGCTCATTATAAAGATGACTATTGCTGGTCCATGGATAAGTATAGTGTTCAGGATGTCCCTGATTCTGGAGATACAAAGAAGGGCAATCTTTGTGCCTCAGGGAAAGTCTGCATGGACTTCACCTGCTCAGATGTCAGTGTTCTTGGGTACGATTGTGATACAAAGGTAAAGTGTAACGAGAAAGGAGTTTGCAACAATAACAAGAACTGCCATTGCGATGATGGTTTTTCCCCTCCTGACTGCAAAAACCCAGGACCTGGTGGTAGTGTGGACAGTGGCTACCCTGGTTTAGATAATCCCGAGCCGGGGGGAGGTGGAGATGAAAATGCTACCTCTGAGACACAAGAAGCTTCCAAAAACATCTTAGACATAATAATCCCGTTAGTTGCAATACTTTGTATAGCATTATTACTACTTATAATTTTTTGTGTCTGCACGTTTTGTAAAGAGGACAAAGGAGCAGCTGCTGAACCAAAAGAGGAACCAGCTGCCCCAGAAGAGGCGCCTCCAgaagaggaggctggggaggctgaggagactgaggaggaagaggtggaagaggaagaaggggaagaagaggaagaaggggaagaagaggaagaatcaGAGCCATAAGACAAGCAATGGGAGAAAGAAGCCTAATATGTCAAACACCTCAAGCTCTGACTGGGATTGACAGGCTCACTGAAGCAAAGGTGAAGTGGGAATTGATAACTCAGTGGCTCTGACTACGATTATATACTCTATAAAAATATACTACTACTGGGAGGGATTCTGTCAGTTTTATCACTTTAGTCATTAAGATTTTATGGTTTTAATTATACATTAAATAACTTACTGCTTTTCCACATTTAAATTTGAACTCTTCACATGCATCTATTGACATCAACATCCTTGTCTTGGGCTAATTTTTCCAGGTACCAGAATCTTTTTCAGGAAATTCCATCTTTCATCTAAGTTGTTTAACATATACCACTATTTGTACCTGCATTTACTATTATCACTTGGATTTTCAAGCAACAGCTACCTACTATATGAGAACAACTATTTATGTGACTCATTGTTCTGAATTGGCCTTTTATAAATGTTCATTCAagaaatgagttttttaaaacaaaaaataaaaccctgtTCAGATTAGGTATCTCTTCAGATTCCATGTGGTATATTTATTGAGTCTATTTTCTTCTGGGACTCTAGGTGGACTATATCCAGTAAGTCAGAAGACCCCAATTAACCCAGGGTCAAGGGGCTAGTGTTTCAGTCATTTAACTTTTCAATTCTGGCAGATGTTGGTgagtatgctcagtcgtgtccaactctttgtgacttcatgcaCTGTAATCCACcgcccctctgtccatgtaattctctaggtaagaatactggagtaggttgccatttcctactccagggcatcttccctacctaggaatcaaatccacgtctcctctgtctcctgcattggcaggattctttaccactgcaccacctgggaagatgtTTTAACACTGATATATTACATTCTCAATTTATTATTTCCCAGGATCTCCAGGTCCTTTCTATAGCCATACtccccttttttttgttgtttccattttttattccttttctttaactctttattACAAGGATCACTCTTATAGAAGTATATGTGGACTTAAAGTGAAAAAATCAAATGTATCCAAGAATAAAAAACACAGTTTCTTTTCCCGTCcagtttttattctttagttttgtttttttgttttgtttttttttttttgactgcacttagcagcatatgggattttagttccctgatcactGACTGAATgcttgaacccacgtcccttgcatcTGAAGTACCAAGTCTTAGTCActgaattaccagggaagtccccacccaTACTCCCTTTTTAactaaaagtatttctttttctccttgctgttgttcagtcaatcaGCCGTGTGTCTTTATGACCCAAGGagctacagcacgccaggcttccctgtccttcaccatctcctggagttagctcaaactcatgtctgctgagtcagtgatgccatccaaccatctcatcctctgttgtccccttctcctcctgccttcaatctttcccagcatcagggtcttttctaataagtcagttcttcacatcaggtggccaaagcactggagcttcagcttcagcatcagtccttgcagtgaatattcagggttgatttcctttaggattgactggtttgatttccttgtagtccaagggactctgaagagccttctccaa
This genomic window contains:
- the LOC102394973 gene encoding disintegrin and metalloproteinase domain-containing protein 1, which translates into the protein MSVAASVRDSASVLPSLWKRQVVMSEAIRVLQTWAPHMKGLRLALVPGLSCARLGILLFLVLISLPSLYCDLGSPYHSSYEVVIPKSLTVEGREDQVEKLSYVLFMQGQRQLIHLTLKSDYFVDNFPVFSYHDGILGQEMPLISRDCHYEGYIEGVPGSFVSVNTCSGLRGLLIKEGKSYGVEPVHSSKRFEHLLYAMAHEARVSCGVTSRDSQVASTSRRPESGKPHSWQVPSDLWSHTKYVEMFVVVNNQRFQMWGSDVNQTVQRVMDIIALANSFTRGINTEVVLAGMEIWTEGDLTEVPVDLQVALRNFNSWRQEKLLHRVKHDVAHMIVGQHPTEDTGQAFLSGACSSDFAAAVESFHHEDVLLFAALMVHELGHNLGIRHDHSACICKDRPFCLMHENITKESGFSNCSSDFFHRFLWEHKGACLFNQPGHKGRSRRDSTCGNAIVEGDEQCDCGNACEVDKCCDDTCRLRSTALCNPGPCCNATCQYERPGRSCRPASGECDLPEFCLGTSGECPQDTYKLDGSECMGGYYCVDGVCMSSDAQCSEIFGFPAKAASEQCFKSFNGKGNRFGNCGIPSDSDSEYTKCENENVFCGKMICTNVQELPETQVNYTLLQAHYKDDYCWSMDKYSVQDVPDSGDTKKGNLCASGKVCMDFTCSDVSVLGYDCDTKVKCNEKGVCNNNKNCHCDDGFSPPDCKNPGPGGSVDSGYPGLDNPEPGGGGDENATSETQEASKNILDIIIPLVAILCIALLLLIIFCVCTFCKEDKGAAAEPKEEPAAPEEAPPEEEAGEAEETEEEEVEEEEGEEEEEGEEEEESEP